The DNA segment GCTCACCTCGGGAGTCTTCACCGCAAGCCACGCACGCCCCACGTGGCCGGGCTCGTGGCTGTCGTCCCCAGCGGAGGCCCAGACAGGAGCCTCGGGACCCCTGAGCAACGCCTCCCGGTGCCAGAAGGCCTCGTCCTTCCCCGTGTCCGAGTGGGGATTCCATACCTCGATGAGGCGGATGCCAGGCAGGCCGTCCACCACCTCGGGCCGCCAGAGACCCGTCTCCAGGTTCCCCCGCCAGCCTGGGTGGGCCAGGCCGCAGAGGCCGCCCTCGGCGGCGGTGGCGGCCAGCGCCTGCTCGAGGTCGCGCCGGGCATCCCGTCGCCGCAGGCGGCGCCGCCGCAGGGGCCGCGTCGCCAGGATCCGGAGCAGGTGGGGCCCCAGGGGCCAGAAGGGGTTCGGGATGGTGGCCTCCTCGCCCGGAAGCACGAGGCACTCCCCCGCCAGGTGGCCGCCGTCGGGCCCCGGCGGGAGCCCGGGCGGGAGCCCGGGCCGGTCGTGGTCGGTGATGACCACGAAGGAGAAGCCCTGGGATCGGTACGCGGCCAGCATCTCCAGGGCGGGGGTGCGGGCGTCCCGGGAGCGGGCTGTGTGGACGTGGAGCTGGGCCTTCCGGTCGAGGCCCGGACCCGCGTGGGGGTCGGCCAGGAAAGGTCCCAGGTTGGTCCCGCTTTCCCGATCGGTCACGGCAACCCGCTCAGCGCCTGGTGGAGCAGCACCGCGGGGGTGACCCCCAAGGAGACCGACTCCTCGTAGTTGCCGTTCCGGCCGGTCATCCACTCGTCCCAGGGGATGAAATACCCCAGCGTGTCCTGCGTGAGGCCCAGCAGGAAGGAGGTGGGGCTCTGCATGAGCCCGCGGAGCTGGATGCCCAGCCGGGTCACCGCCTCGCCGGGAACGGTGAGCATCTCGGCCTGCTGGGGCGCCCGGCCCAGCACCGCGTGGCCCACCCGGGTGGTGATGCTCAGGCCGCCCTCGGTCTGCTGCACGTCGTACTGGAGGATGCCGCGCTGGATCGCCTGAATGAAGGCCTGGTTCTGCACCGGGAGGCTCACCTCTCCCACGGAGACAGCGAGCTCCGGCTCCAGGGTGACCCAGCGGGCTGCCGGAGAGACGGTCCCCCCGGGGGCGGACGGAGCCGGTCCTGGCGCCCCGGCCGCTCTGGTCGCGGCGGCGCGCGACGCCCCAGCGGGTGAGGGTAGCCGGCGCAGCGCCTGATCCGCCTGCAGGGCCACCCTCAGGCCGTACTCGGTGGCGCCGGTGAGACCCGGGAGGGTATCCGCAGGAACCACGTCGCCCTCCGCCCCGTTGACGAAGAGCACCGTGCCGCCGTACCACTCCTCCAGGGCCGAGAGCATGGGGCCCACCCAGTCGGGTGAGATGAGCAGGTTCCCGGCGCCCAGCAGCGTGGGGTGCATGCCGACGTTGACCACCATGGCCACCGTGTCGCCCGAGGGCCGGCGGGCCACCAGCAGGGAGAGGGTCTCGTCGGTGAAGGCCCAGCTCCGGCGATTCAGGCCGAGACCGGACGCCCGGAGAGAGGTGGCCGCGAGCTCGACGGGTTCGAGAGCATCCACCGCCTGGCGGGCCGCCTGGGTGGTCCGCAAGACCACGTACGCCCGGTAGGCCGGCGCGGTGCCGCCCCAGAGACCCTGCAGGTCCGGGGCCGAGTGGGTGTGGGTCGCGGCCACCCAGATCCGATCTTCGGGCCATCCCGTGGCCTTCGACGCCCCGTCCCGGATGCGGGCCAGGAGCTGGTTGTCGATGCCCACTGCATCCAGGGTGAGCAGGAGCAACCGCTCCTTCCCGTCGGTGAGGGCCAGGGAACGGACGTAGATGGGCGCGTACGTCCCCACCGCCTTGCCCCGTTCCTGGTACGCTCCGTAGCCTCCCAGGTAGATGCCGTCCTCCAGATCCTGGGGACGGGGCGAGAAGCTCACCGCCGCCGTCCCTGCCCTCCACTCCTGGGCTGCCGTGGTGGTCGCGGTCGCGACCAGCACCAGCAGCAGGACCCAGGCCATGAGAACGATCCGTGCGCCCAACCGCCTACCCTGCATGCGAGATCCCCCTCGGGCCTTCGCCGCTCTCTCACCCTCGCCCCGGAAGGCCCCAGCCCTTCCGGAGCCATCTTCCCGACCACTCCTTGGCCCTGCCTATCGGGCACCCGCCGACCCGGCCAGCGCCTCCAGCAGGAGGTAGTAGCCCTTCACCGCCCGCGGGATCGAGTCGATCCGGATGAACTCGTCCGGCGCGTGCACCCGCGTGTCGGGGTCGCCGAAGCTGTAGTAGAGGAACCAGGTGCCCAGGATGGACCGAAAGAACTCGGCCACGGGCACCGTGCCGCCCATGCGGGCGGTGGGGGCGGGCTTCCCGTAGAGGCGCTCCAGCACCCGGGCCGCGGCGGCGAGGGCCGGGTGGTCCACCGGCATCGCGTACGGCCTGGCCGAACCGGCGAAGCGCCGTACTTCCACCCGCACGCCCGGCACCCGCTGGGCCCGCACGTGGGCCTCGACCTGGTCCAGGATCCGGTCCGGATCCTGATCGGGCACCAGGCGGCAGGTGATCTTGGTGTGGGCCTCGGCGGGCAGTACGGTCTTGGTCCCCTCGCCCTGGAAGCCGCCCCACATCCCGTTGATCTCCAGGGTGGGCCGGGCGCCCAGCCGCTCCAGGGTGGAGTAGCCAGGCTCGCCGAAGGGCTCGGCCACGCCGATGGCCGCGAGCCAGGCCTTCTCGTCGAAGGGGGTGGAGGCGAGGTCGCGCCGTTCCTCGGGGCTCAGGGGGCGCACCGCTTCGTAGAATCCCGGCACGGCCACCTTCCCGTCGGGCGTGTGGAGGCCGGCCACGATCTGGGCCAGCGCGTGGAGCGGGTTGGCCACCGCCCCGCCGAAGGAGCCCGAGTGCAGGTCGCGGTTCGCCCCGTAAACGTCGATCTGGCAGGCGGCCAGGCCCCGGCTCGCAATGGTGAGGCAGCCCTGGTCCGGGCTCAGCATCTCGCCGTCGGCGCTCAGGGCCAGGTCACAGCGGAGGAGATCCTGGTGCTCCCTCATGAAGGCGGCCAGGTTGGGGCTTCCTATCTCCTCCTCGCCCTCCACGAGGAACGTGACGTTGACGGGCGGCGCGCCCCGGAGCCTGCCCAGGGCCTCCACGCCCTTGATGGCCTCGAAGAGGCACCCCTTGTCGTCAGTGGCGCCCCGGGCGTAGAGCCTGCCCTCGCGCTCCTGGGGCTCGAAGGGGGGCGAGGTCCAGAGCTCCACGGGATCCACCGGCTGCACGTCGTAGTGGCCGTAGATGAGGTAGGTGGGCTTCGCCGGGTCCGCGGTCCACTCGCCGTAGACCACCGGGTGGCCCTTTCCTCCCTCCAGGGGGAAGACCTCCACCCTGGGCACGCCCGCCCGGCGAAGCGCCTCCGCCACCCACTGCGCGGCCCGATCCACGTCCGGCCGGTGCTCCGGCAGGGCGCTGATGCTGGGGATGCGCAGAAACTCCTGCAGCTCCTCCAGGTACCGCTCCCGTTCCCCGGTCACGTACCTCTCCACGTCCGCCAAGCCCGTCACCTCGCCTGCAAAGGTCCTGGGGCCCGGGCGCTCGCGCCGCGCGGTGCTTGCAGGTACCGCCCGGCCGCGCCCGGCCCCTCCTTTAGGATGCCCGCAAGGATGCCCTCAGCCCAGGATTCGGCCCGACCGGACCAGATCCTGCCAGGGTGGGCACGCTCGGGCGGCCGGGCGATCTCACCCGTCTCGCGGGAGAAAGGAAAGCCGGGGTCCGGGGGACCGCCCCGCGGCGGGTTACCGGATGACGGCGAAGTAGGCGATGACCAGCCCTATCACGAAGAGCAGAAGGACGAGGGCCAGGTCCCCCCGCCAGTTGAAAGATGTCCGGTGCGCCCCTGGTCGGGTCGTCTGGGGTGACATGGGGTGGTGCGCCTCCTGTTCCCAAGTGGCCGCAGACTCGTACCATGTCCGAGCCAGCCCGGATCCATCATAGCACCCATGGCACCCGCAGGACTGGCGAAGCCACAATTAGCGAGGCGGGGCGCCTGAGCGCCCCGCCGTGGGCTTCACCCTTCTCGGGCGTCCTACGTCGACGGAGCAGAAACCGTGACAGTTACCGTGCCCTCGTAGCCACCGGCCGCAACAGAGGCGAGGTCCTTCACCACGAAGGATACGTCGACGGTGCCAAGGTAGGTGGCATCATGGGGTCCCGACGAGAGGGACAGCGAGCCCCTGGAGGAGTCCCAAGTAAAGCCGAACCCCGTGGACGAGAACGTGTAGGTGGGCTGCTGCCCTGCAATCTGACCGCCAGTCAGGGTGACGTCCACGCTAGTGTTGGTGTGCAGGCCAACGGTCACCCCGCTAGCCGTAGCGATGTACTCCCAGCCCCCACCCGTGTAAGCATCGTTGACGGTGAAGTTGAGGTCAACCGACTCGGGCAGCGTCAGCGCGGCGTAGGCCGCGACGTTTGCATGGATCACGATGTCGTCTTCCCTGAGTTCCGGTGACTCTGCTGCAGCCGATCCGCTGAGCAGGAACAGCGCCATGGCCAACCCGGTGAGACCCGTCAGCCACTTCTTCACGATTCGTTCCTCCTTGGGATGGTTCCGTTCTCCTGTACTGGCTTGCTACCTGACCTGGAACCGGGCCGCTCCGCACGCGAGCGATCACCTACCGGCTTCACGACCCTGCCGAGACCGTGAGCGTCAGCGTGGTCGACATGGCTCCGGCCTCGACCGTCGACAGGTCCTCAACCCCGAAGGCACTGGCGAAGAAACGATATCAGTCCCATTGCTGGGGCCACTGATTCTGTCGAAGAAGCCAGGGGCGGCTGACCGATGGGAGATGACCTCACCCAGGGACTCCGCCGGACGCCAGAGCACGTAGAGCGCATCCACCTGGCCTTCTTGGTACGCCCCACCGCTCATGTGGAGCGAGACCGGCGTGTTCGCCTGGACGGTGAAGCGCTGCAGATCCGAGTCCCACGGCCATCCGCCCAACCATCCGTAGATCCACGGGAGATCACCTGGCGGCGTCACCGAACTGAATGGGTCAGGCAACCCGCTGTGCCAGTCAACGACCTCGTACGTCACGCTCCATGAGCTGGGTTGGACCATCACCTGGGCGTAGGGCTGCACGCTCGCCTGCAACTGGATCGTCCCCGCAGCGAGGGGATCCTCGGCGAACGTGGCCGACGTCCTGACGAACGTCAGGGCCAGGAGCGCCAGGACGGGAAGGACACGACGTGTCGTATGGGTCGACCTCCCTTCCGCTTCATCGCCGTACCGGCTCCCCTGCCTTGCGAGCCGGGCTGATAGGCCCGCCAAGTCAACGCCGAGTCAAGGTCTTGCAAGGCCGATCCGCCGGACCTCCTCCGGTGACCCTCGAGGCCCGAGCCGGCGCTGCCGCCGGCTCGACAGGCCTCACTCCGGCCGGACGGTCAGCCTCACGCTTCCCTCGTATTTCCCGGCGGCGTCGGCCCAAGTGGTCGCCACCTGAAAGCAGACGACCCTGGTCTCCGCAGACAGCGCGGACGGACCGGTCAGGAGCGTGAAGGACCCCGTCGGCACGGGTTTCCACGCGTCGTCCTCCCCGCACGTGGGACCCATCCGATACCGGAGGCGCTCCGGGGGAATGGATGGCTCGTCGCCTGCAAGAGCCTTCGGTGGGATCACCTCGACGTCCAGCGCCCAGCCCGCGAAGTTCGCCTGGTAGGTAACCTCGAGCTGCGCCTCCGCCTGGTACGTGTTTGGAGCGGCGGCGTGAAAGGTTAGCTCATCAGAGGCCTGAAGGGCCAGGTGAGGGTCCAGACGGACCGCGAAGTCGACGTCTGGGAGCTTTCCCTGCGTCGCCGCCGCCAGTACCCCCCGGTACGTTCCGGCTTTCCTCCACGCATTCCCATCGCCCCACGCCGTAGCCTTCACCCCGATCCAGAAGACCGCAACCTGCACGCCCTTTGGCAAGACCACCGCGCCTGTCTGCCAGTTCCACTCCCGTACCTGAGCGCCATCCCACGTGTAGATCACCACGGCAGAGGCGGGAATGCTCTCTCGCCCGGGCCCCTCCAGGTCGCCCAGGACAGAATAGGACAGGATCTCGTCCTTGGACGTATACCAGGGGCGCGCCGCCAGCAGAGGGAGGAGAAACTGGACGTCATCCCGGTCGGGAGGGGCTGGGTAGACCGCGGTCCGCTCCAGGTGCGGCCCCAGCACCCAGAACGGCGCACTCCGTTCCTGGAGGCTCGCGGGAACCAGGCCTTGTTTTACGAGGGCCTCCGGCTCGGCAAGTGAGAAGATGGCGGTCTTCGACAGCGTGAGGCTTCCTTGCTTGCCCTTCCCTGCGGCATCGAGAGTGACCTGCGAGAACTCGGGGGGTCGCTGGGGCAACTCCTTGAGCAGCGCCTCCACCAGATCCGTCGAGCCGGCCTCGGCCGGCGCGGCCCCCGCCAGGGCCCCTCCGACCAGCAGGGCTGCCGCGATGCCGATCAGGTGTTGCCATGGGAGGGGGCGCCCCTTGCCGCGCGCACGCGCGCGGGGCCTGCTTGCATGGCAGGACCCGCCCCCTCGCTTCAAGGAACCGGGCAGGTCACCGCACCGCACGCGCCCCCACCTCCCACCCCGGCAGGCCGGCCGGCCCGAACACACGCGCCCCGCCGGTTCGCTCGAGGCTCCGAACGAGCCCGAAGGCACCTTACGCGCGACGAGTCAATCGAGAGTCAACGAGCCGCTACAGGCTCCCCGCATCATGGCGGAACACCCGTGGGGGGGAGGACAGCGGCTGGGGCCAAGGTTGAGACAGTCTTGAGACGCATTCCGGCGAGTCCCGGGCTACACTGTCGTAGGAGGAGACTGGCAGATTGGCAGGATCATGCAGGGTTTTCACGAATCGTGTAGGCGGGCTGGGGAACCCGAACGTCGTGGCGACCTTTCGGTCGTGGCACAGCCATGTCAGTGCGCCTGCCGTTGGGTAAGGGGGATCGGGATGAGCGAGCCTCTCCCTGTAGAGGAAGGCGTCGCCATCCGTGGGCTGGGGGCCTTCGAGGTTCACGCGCGCTCGCGCCGCATCGGGCTGGACGGATGGCGTCTGAAGAAGTCCGCCTCCCTCTTCAAGTACCTCGCGGTCAAGCAGCCCGCGTGGGTGCCTCGCGACGAGCTCCTCGACACGTTTTGGGGTGAGCTGGCCCCCGACAGGGCCGAGCATGCCTTCCGCACCACGGTCCACGTCTTGAGGAAAGTGCTCGAACCGAACCTCCCGCGCTACGCCACATCCTATTACCTGGAGCAGCGCGACGGCCGATACCGGCTGTGCCCGGAGTCGATCCGCTGGTTCGATGTCCAAGTGTTCGAGGGCGCCGTCCGGCGCTTCCGGGAGGCCCAGCGGAAGGGCGACACCGCCGATGCGCTCGAGGCGGCCCGCGAGGCGGTAGACCTGTATGCGGGCGACCTCTACCCCGAAGATCCCTACGAGGACTGGATCATGGCCTACCGGGAGCTGCTCCGGCAGGAGTACTTGGACGTGGTCGCGGGCTTCGCGCGCCTCACGCTCCAAGACGCCGACGCCACCACCCACCACGAGGCCGTCCAGATCCTGCGGCGGGCCCTGCGGGCCGGCGAGGAACGGGAATCGCTCAACCTCCTGCTGATGCAGCACCTGGTGGCGTCGGGACGGGTCCAGGAGGCGTTGAGCCACTTCCACCGCTATGAGAAGGCGGTGCGCGAGAACCTGGGGACCCGCCCTGGGAAAGCGATCACCCAGCTGGCAGGCTCCCTGCGCGCGCAGGCCGCTGGCCCCAAGGAGGCCGGGAGCCGCGTCGCCGCCGACCAGGGCAAGGCCGGATCGGCCGGGCTCGCCCAGGGGTATCCCGCGTCCTCCTTCGCGTACCTGGTCGACTCGGCCACCTTTCGCCAGATGGCTGCGTGGGAGCGACGGAAGGTCGAGCGGGAAGGCCGGGTCTCGACGGTGGTGGTGATTCGCCTGCCCCACGCGCCGCCGCCGGATCGGGACGGAGCGGCCACCGGCCGTCGACCGGAGGCCGCCGGCAAGGACGGCTCCACGACCCCGCCGGGCTCCCTCGCCACGTGGCAGCAGTCGGTGGTGGAGCGCCTCCGCCACGCGGACGTGGCCACGGCCCCCAATCGTCTCACCCTGGCGCTGCTCCTGCCCTGGACGGGGCCGGACGGCGTCCAGAGGGTGCTGGAACGCCTCCGTCCCGCCATCGAGCTGGCAAAGCCCTCCACGAGCCCCGAGATCGCGCTCTATGTGCTGCAGGCCGGGACCTCGCCCGAGAAACACCACCTCTCCTTGACTCTCCGTTGACCCGCCAGTGGTTCAATGGGCTGACCCACGTCGCGGGTGTTCGGGTCGAGGAGAGAAGAGAGGTGTTTCGCCCATGGGTGCACGGTCACAGTGGCGTCACGCCACGCGTTGCTTTGCCACTCTACGGCTCGCGCTGGCCCTCACCGCCCTCGTCTGGGGGATGATCGTCC comes from the Limnochorda pilosa genome and includes:
- a CDS encoding CehA/McbA family metallohydrolase domain-containing protein, with the protein product MTDRESGTNLGPFLADPHAGPGLDRKAQLHVHTARSRDARTPALEMLAAYRSQGFSFVVITDHDRPGLPPGLPPGPDGGHLAGECLVLPGEEATIPNPFWPLGPHLLRILATRPLRRRRLRRRDARRDLEQALAATAAEGGLCGLAHPGWRGNLETGLWRPEVVDGLPGIRLIEVWNPHSDTGKDEAFWHREALLRGPEAPVWASAGDDSHEPGHVGRAWLAVKTPEVSVGAFREALLAGRFYPTTGAEAAFAVADGSLRVETSPEATIRFVAGQGGVVAEAKGPVAFYRPAGSERFVRVVVEDAAGKAWSQPFWLR
- a CDS encoding dipeptidase gives rise to the protein MERYVTGERERYLEELQEFLRIPSISALPEHRPDVDRAAQWVAEALRRAGVPRVEVFPLEGGKGHPVVYGEWTADPAKPTYLIYGHYDVQPVDPVELWTSPPFEPQEREGRLYARGATDDKGCLFEAIKGVEALGRLRGAPPVNVTFLVEGEEEIGSPNLAAFMREHQDLLRCDLALSADGEMLSPDQGCLTIASRGLAACQIDVYGANRDLHSGSFGGAVANPLHALAQIVAGLHTPDGKVAVPGFYEAVRPLSPEERRDLASTPFDEKAWLAAIGVAEPFGEPGYSTLERLGARPTLEINGMWGGFQGEGTKTVLPAEAHTKITCRLVPDQDPDRILDQVEAHVRAQRVPGVRVEVRRFAGSARPYAMPVDHPALAAAARVLERLYGKPAPTARMGGTVPVAEFFRSILGTWFLYYSFGDPDTRVHAPDEFIRIDSIPRAVKGYYLLLEALAGSAGAR
- a CDS encoding AfsR/SARP family transcriptional regulator, which gives rise to MSEPLPVEEGVAIRGLGAFEVHARSRRIGLDGWRLKKSASLFKYLAVKQPAWVPRDELLDTFWGELAPDRAEHAFRTTVHVLRKVLEPNLPRYATSYYLEQRDGRYRLCPESIRWFDVQVFEGAVRRFREAQRKGDTADALEAAREAVDLYAGDLYPEDPYEDWIMAYRELLRQEYLDVVAGFARLTLQDADATTHHEAVQILRRALRAGEERESLNLLLMQHLVASGRVQEALSHFHRYEKAVRENLGTRPGKAITQLAGSLRAQAAGPKEAGSRVAADQGKAGSAGLAQGYPASSFAYLVDSATFRQMAAWERRKVEREGRVSTVVVIRLPHAPPPDRDGAATGRRPEAAGKDGSTTPPGSLATWQQSVVERLRHADVATAPNRLTLALLLPWTGPDGVQRVLERLRPAIELAKPSTSPEIALYVLQAGTSPEKHHLSLTLR